Proteins encoded in a region of the Vicia villosa cultivar HV-30 ecotype Madison, WI linkage group LG5, Vvil1.0, whole genome shotgun sequence genome:
- the LOC131608237 gene encoding protein neprosin-like yields MTFHGGHAYIGEYNLTLQGKQYSLSGIWVQNGPPSDLNSIFVGLGVNPDLYGDSKLHITARWTAGRSGCYNYDCPGFVQVGSEKVLGDVESDVSTIGAIDKMVLATTIKQDKSTGHWWLCFHKKPECFGYWPKELFSHLSSGASMIRFGGETYSPTGEDSPPMGSGRLPQEKYRNSGFMLRVEILNSEYNEIDVLPKNMKINKGGNLNCYDLLYRGDEGLDIHQSFLYGGPGGKLC; encoded by the exons TTCATGGAGGACATGCATATATTGGTGAATATAATTTAACACTTCAAGGAAAACAATATAGCTTATCTGGAATTTGGGTTCAAAATGGTCCACCATCTGATCTAAATAGCATATTTGTCGGACTTGGG GTTAATCCAGACTTATACGGAGATAGTAAACTTCACATAACTGCACGTTGGAcg GCAGGTAGATCTGGATGTTACAATTATGATTGCCCTGGTTTCGTGCAAGTAGGTAGTGAAAAAGTACTTGGAGATGTCGAATCAGATGTTTCTACTATTGGGGCAATAGACAAAATGGTTCTTGCTACCACAATCAAACAA GATAAATCCACGGGTCATTGGtggttatgttttcataaaaaaccAGAATGTTTTGGATATTGGCCAAAAGAATTATTCTCTCACTTAAGTTCAGGAGCATCCATGATTAGATTTGGCGGTGAAACTTATAGTCCGACTGGAGAGGATAGTCCTCCAATGGGTAGTGGAAGATTGCCACAAGAAAAATACAGAAACTCGGGTTTTATGTTAAGAGTTGAGATTTTAAATtcagaatataatgaaattgacGTGCTtcctaaaaatatgaaaataaataaagggGGTAATTTAAATTGTTATGACTTGTTATATCGTGGTGATGAAGGACTCGACATTCATCAATCTTTTTTGTATGGTGGGCCAGGTGGAAAGTTGTGCTAA